The Glycine max cultivar Williams 82 chromosome 12, Glycine_max_v4.0, whole genome shotgun sequence genome window below encodes:
- the LOC100799205 gene encoding putative pentatricopeptide repeat-containing protein At3g08820 isoform X2 produces MGSELKKCFAWGLKSLHQAKQCHCLLLRLGLHQDTYLINLLLRSSLHFAATQYATVVFAQTPHPNIFLYNTLIRGMVSNDAFRDAVSVYASMRQHGFAPDNFTFPFVLKACTRLPHYFHVGLSLHSLVIKTGFDWDVFVKTGLVCLYSKNGFLTDARKVFDEIPEKNVVSWTAIICGYIESGCFGEALGLFRGLLEMGLRPDSFTLVRILYACSRVGDLASGRWIDGYMRESGSVGNVFVATSLVDMYAKCGSMEEARRVFDGMVEKDVVCWSALIQGYASNGMPKEALDVFFEMQRENVRPDCYAMVGVFSACSRLGALELGNWARGLMDGDEFLSNPVLGTALIDFYAKCGSVAQAKEVFKGMRRKDCVVFNAVISGLAMCGHVGAAFGVFGQMVKVGMQPDGNTFVGLLCGCTHAGLVDDGHRYFSGMSSVFSVTPTIEHYGCMVDLQARAGLLVEAQDLIRSMPMEANSIVWGALLGGCRLHKDTQLAEHVLKQLIELEPWNSGHYVLLSNIYSASHRWDEAEKIRSSLNQKGMQKLPGCSWVEVDGVVHEFLVGDTSHPLSHKIYEKLESLFKDLREAGYNPTTEFVLFDVEEEEKEYFLGCHSEKLAVAFALISTGAKDVIRVVKNLRVCGDCHEAIKLVSKVTGREIIVRDNNRFHHFTEGSCSCRDYW; encoded by the coding sequence ATGGGCTCAGAGCTGAAGAAGTGTTTCGCTTGGGGCTTGAAGTCTCTGCACCAAGCGAAGCAATGCCACTGCCTTCTCCTCCGTCTCGGTCTCCACCAAGACACCTACCTCATCAACCTCCTCCTACGCTCTTCCCTCCACTTCGCCGCCACGCAATACGCTACCGTCGTTTTCGCCCAAACCCCGCACCCCAACATCTTCCTCTACAACACCCTCATTCGCGGCATGGTCTCCAACGACGCCTTCCGCGATGCCGTTTCGGTCTATGCCTCCATGCGCCAGCACGGCTTTGCCCCGGACAACTTCACCTTCCCTTTCGTCCTCAAAGCCTGCACCAGACTCCCACATTACTTCCACGTGGGTCTCAGCCTTCATTCCCTTGTAATCAAAACTGGGTTTGACTGGGACGTGTTCGTTAAGACCGGCCTTGTTTGTTTGTACTCCAAAAACGGGTTTTTAACCGATGCGCGCAAGGTGTTTGATGAAATTCCTGAGAAAAATGTTGTGTCTTGGACTGCTATAATTTGTGGGTACATTGAGTCCGGTTGCTTTGGAGAGGCTCTCGGGTTGTTTAGAGGGTTGTTGGAGATGGGTTTGAGGCCAGATAGCTTCACGTTGGTTCGCATTTTGTATGCTTGTTCACGGGTGGGGGACTTGGCTAGTGGACGGTGGATTGATGGGTATATGAGGGAGAGTGGGTCGGTTGGGAACGTGTTTGTAGCGACCTCATTGGTTGATATGTATGCGAAGTGTGGGAGCATGGAGGAAGCGCGCAGGGTGTTTGATGGGATGGTGGAGAAGGATGTTGTGTGTTGGAGTGCCTTGATTCAGGGGTATGCTTCCAATGGGATGCCGAAAGAGGCACTTGACGTGTTCTTTGAGATGCAGAGGGAGAACGTGAGACCGGATTGTTACGCCATGGTGGGAGTTTTTTCGGCGTGCTCAAGGCTCGGGGCGTTGGAGTTGGGGAATTGGGCTAGGGGTTTGATGGATGGGGATGAGTTTTTGTCTAATCCTGTGTTGGGTACTGCATTGATTGACTTTTATGCGAAATGTGGAAGTGTGGCACAGGCGAAGGAGGTTTTTAAGGGGATGAGGAGGAAGGATTGTGTAGTCTTCAATGCTGTTATTTCTGGGCTGGCTATGTGTGGACATGTTGGAGCTGCCTTTGGGGTGTTTGGCCAAATGGTAAAGGTTGGAATGCAGCCGGATGGGAATACTTTTGTTGGTTTGCTTTGTGGATGTACTCATGCTGGTTTGGTTGATGATGGTCACCGTTATTTTAGTGGCATGAGTAGTGTTTTTTCTGTAACTCCTACTATAGAGCATTATGGATGCATGGTGGATCTCCAGGCTCGTGCAGGTTTGTTGGTTGAAGCGCAGGATTTGATCAGGAGTATGCCAATGGAGGCCAATTCTATTGTTTGGGGGGCTTTGTTGGGAGGATGTAGGTTACATAAGGATACCCAATTGGCTGAGCATGTGTTGAAGCAGCTGATTGAGTTAGAACCATGGAATTCGGGACATTATGTTCTCTTATCGAATATATATTCAGCAAGTCATCGTTGGGATGAAGCAGAAAAAATCAGGTCTAGTTTGAATCAGAAAGGGATGCAGAAATTACCTGGGTGTAGTTGGGTTGAAGTTGATGGGGTCGTTCATGAATTCCTTGTAGGCGACACTTCCCATCCTTTGTCACACAAGATATATGAAAAACTTGAAAGTTTATTTAAGGATTTGAGAGAAGCTGGCTATAACCCGACCACTGAGTTTGTGCTCTTTGACgtagaggaggaggagaaggagtacTTCCTTGGCTGTCATAGTGAGAAGTTAGCTGTTGCATTTGCACTGATCAGTACTGGGGCCAAAGATGTGATTCGTGTTGTTAAAAATCTTCGTGTATGTGGCGATTGTCATGAGGCTATAAAACTTGTTTCAAAAGTTACAGGGAGAGAGATTATCGTTAGAGATAATAACAGATTCCATCATTTCACTGAAGGCTCATGTTCTTGTCGGGATTATTGGTAA
- the LOC100798685 gene encoding disease resistance protein RUN1: MEFMSSSSSSSSFSKSNPGRMYDVFINFRGEDTRRNFVCHLHSVLSNAGVNTFLDDENLVKGMELIQLMRAIEGSQISLVVFSKNYTQSTWCLTELENIIKCHRLHGHVVVPIFYHVSPSDVRRQEGDFGKALNASAEKIYSEDKYVLSRWGSALTTAANFCGWDVMKPGNEAKLVKEIVDDVLKKLNGEVLSIPEFPVGLEPRGQEVIGFIKNQSTKVCMIGIWGMGGSGKTTIAKFIYNQIHSRFPGKSFIENIRKVCETDGRGHAHLQEQLLTDVLKTKVKIHSVGMGTSMIEKRLSGKEVLIVLDDVNEFDQLKDLCGNRKWIGLGSVIIITTRDRGLLNILNVDYVYKMEEMNENEALELFSWHAFRKAEPREEFNELARNVVAYCGGLPLALEVLGSYLIERTEKEWKNLLSKLEIIPNNQVQKKLRISFDGLHDQMEKDIFLDVCCFFIGKDKAYVTEILNGCGLHADIGITVLIERSLIIVEKNNKLGMHQLVRDMGREIIRESLTKEPGKRSRLWFHKDVIDVLTKNTGTEAVEGLALKLHLTSRDCFKADAFEEMKRLRLLKLDHAQVTGDYGNFSKQLRWINWQGFPLKYIPKTFYLEGVIAIDLKHSNLRLFWKESQVLGQLKMLNLSHSKYLTETPDFSKLPKLENLILKDCPRLCKVHKSIGDLHNLLLINWTDCTSLGNLPRRAYELKSVKTLILSGCLKIDKLEENIMQMESLTTLIAENTAVKKVPFSVVRSKSIGYISVGGFKGLAHDVFPSIILSWMSPTMNPLSRIPPFLGISSSIVRMDMQNSNLGDLAPMFSSLSNLRSVLVQCDTESQLSKQLRTILDDLHCVNFTELKITSYTSQISKQSLESYLIGIGSFEEVINTLCKSISEGLATSEGCDVFLPGDNYPYWLARTGKGHSVYFIVPEDCRMKGMALCVVYVSAPESTATECLISVLMVNYTKCTLQIYKRDTVISFNDVDWQGIISHLGSGDKVEIFVTFGHGLVIKKTAVYLMYDESIDTDMEPTPEPKKNSFVRFIKKIVMSKIQEE; encoded by the exons ATGGAATTCATGTCGTCGtcgtcttcttcttcatccttctcaAAATCCAATCCTGGAAGGATGTACGATGTGTTCATCAATTTCAGGGGAGAAGACACCCGTAGGAATTTCGTTTGTCATCTCCATTCCGTCCTCTCAAATGCTGGGGTCAACACTTTCCTTGACGACGAGAATCTTGTCAAGGGAATGGAACTAATACAACTAATGCGGGCAATAGAAGGGTCTCAGATATCTTTGGTTGTTTTCTCCAAGAACTATACTCAATCTACATGGTGTCTTACTGAGCTTGAAAATATCATCAAATGCCACAGACTTCATGGCCACGTAGTTGTGCCCATATTTTACCATGTTTCCCCATCCGATGTACGTCGTCAGGAGGGTGATTTTGGAAAAGCTCTGAATGCATCTgcagaaaaaatatattcagaAGATAAGTATGTGTTGTCCAGGTGGGGCAGCGCACTCACCACTGCTGCAAATTTCTGTGGTTGGGATGTGATGAAACCCGG GAATGAAGCTAAACTAGTGAAGGAAATTGTTGATGACGTTCTCAAAAAACTAAACGGAGAAGTGTTGTCTATTCCCGAATTTCCCGTCGGATTGGAACCCCGTGGGCAAGAAGTGAttggttttataaaaaaccAGTCCACCAAAGTTTGTATGATAGGGATATGGGGAATGGGAGGATCTGGTAAAACTACCATAGCCAAATTCATCTACAATCAAATTCATAGTAGATTCCCAGGTAAaagtttcattgaaaatattagAAAAGTTTGTGAAACAGATGGTAGAGGGCATGCTCATTTACAAGAACAACTTCTTACTGATGTCCTAAAAACAAAGGTGAAGATACATAGCGTTGGGATGGGAACAAGTATGATCGAGAAAAGACTTTCAGGAAAAGAGGTACTCATTGTACTTGATGATGTGAATGAGTTTGACCAATTAAAAGACCTGTGTGGAAATCGAAAATGGATTGGTCTAGGAAGTGTAATAATCATTACAACTAGAGATAGGGGCTTACTGAACATACTTAATGTTGATTATGTTTATAAAATGGAggaaatgaatgaaaatgagGCCCTTGAGCTTTTTAGTTGGCATGCGTTTAGAAAAGCAGAACCAAGAGAAGAATTCAACGAACTTGCAAGAAATGTAGTTGCTTATTGTGGAGGACTACCACTAGCTCTAGAAGTTCTTGGTTCTTATTTAATTGAGAGGACAGAGAAAGAGTGgaaaaatttattgtcaaaaCTAGAAATAATTCCCAACAATCAAGttcaaaagaaattaagaataagCTTTGACGGTTTACACGATCAGATGGAAAAGGATATATTCCTTGATGTTTGTTGTTTCTTTATTGGTAAAGACAAAGCCTATGTCACGGAGATACTAAATGGCTGTGGACTGCATGCTGATATTGGAATAACAGTTCTGATAGAGCGTAGCCTCATAATAGTTGAAAAGAACAACAAACTTGGAATGCATCAGTTGGTAAGAGACATGGGAAGGGAGATAATTCGTGAAAGTTTAACAAAGGAACCTGGGAAGCGCAGTCGATTGTGGTTTCATAAGGATGTAATTGATGTATTGACAAAGAATACT GGGACAGAAGCTGTAGAGGGATTGGCACTGAAATTGCATTTAACCAGCAGAGATTGCTTCAAAGCTGATGCTTTTGAGGAAATGAAGAGATTGAGATTGTTGAAACTTGATCACGCACAAGTCACTGGAGATTATGGGAATTTTTCTAAGCAACTGAGATGGATCAATTGGCAAGGATTTCCTTTAAAGTACATACCTAAAACCTTTTATCTGGAAGGTGTAATTGCGATTGATTTAAAACACAGTAATCTTAGGCTATTTTGGAAAGAATCCCAG GTTTTGGGGCAGCTAAAAATGCTCAATCTCAGTCATTCCAAGTACTTGACAGAAACCCCTGACTTTTCAAAACTACCAAAACTTGAAAATCTCATTCTCAAAGATTGCCCACGTCTGTGCAAGGTACACAAGTCCATTGGAGATCTCCACAATCTTCTTCTGATAAATTGGACGGACTGTACAAGTCTTGGCAATCTGCCAAGGAGAGCTTATGAATTAAAATCTGTGAAAACTCTCATCCTTTCTGGTTGTTTGAAGATTGACAAGTTGGAAGAAAACATAATGCAGATGGAATCCTTGACAACTCTAATTGCAGAAAATACTGCCGTGAAAAAAGTACCCTTTTCGGTAGTAAGATCCAAAAGTATTGGATATATATCCGTAGGTGGATTTAAAGGATTAGCACATGATGTTTTTCCTTCTATCATTTTGTCTTGGATGTCACCAACAATGAATCCCCTATCTCGTATTCCTCCGTTTTTGGGCATATCATCGTCTATAGTTCGCATGGATATGCAGAATAGTAACTTGGGTGATCTAGCACCAATGTTTAGCAGCCTTTCAAATCTTCGAAGTGTTTTGGTGCAATGTGACACAGAGTCTCAACTATCTAAACAATTAAGAACAATTCTGGATGACTTACATTGTGTAAATTTTactgaattaaaaataacatcataTACATCACAAATTTCAAAGCAATCCTTGGAGTCTTATTTGATTGGCATTGGAAGTTTCGAAGAAGTCATCAATACTCTCTGCAAGAGCATATCTGAG GGATTGGCAACCAGTGAGGGTTGTGATGTTTTTCTCCCAGGTGACAACTATCCTTATTGGTTGGCCCGTACAGGTAAGGGACATTCAGTGTATTTCATTGTGCCGGAGGATTGTCGCATGAAGGGAATGGCTTTGTGTGTCGTTTATGTATCAGCCCCTGAAAGCACAGCAACTGAATGTCTTATTAGTGTCTTAATGGTTAATTACACAAAGTGCACCTTGCAGATATACAAGCGAGACACAGTAATTTCCTTTAATGATGTGGATTGGCAAGGCATAATATCTCATTTGGGATCTGGAGATAAGGTGGAGATTTTTGTTACTTTTGGGCATGGATTGGTGATCAAGAAGACAGCTGTCTATCTAATGTATGATGAATCAATTGACACAGACATGGAGCCTACTCCCgagccaaagaaaaattcctttgtaagattcataaagaaaattgtaatgAGTAAGATTCAAGAGGAGTAA
- the LOC100799205 gene encoding putative pentatricopeptide repeat-containing protein At3g08820 isoform X1, with product MRGSNMGSELKKCFAWGLKSLHQAKQCHCLLLRLGLHQDTYLINLLLRSSLHFAATQYATVVFAQTPHPNIFLYNTLIRGMVSNDAFRDAVSVYASMRQHGFAPDNFTFPFVLKACTRLPHYFHVGLSLHSLVIKTGFDWDVFVKTGLVCLYSKNGFLTDARKVFDEIPEKNVVSWTAIICGYIESGCFGEALGLFRGLLEMGLRPDSFTLVRILYACSRVGDLASGRWIDGYMRESGSVGNVFVATSLVDMYAKCGSMEEARRVFDGMVEKDVVCWSALIQGYASNGMPKEALDVFFEMQRENVRPDCYAMVGVFSACSRLGALELGNWARGLMDGDEFLSNPVLGTALIDFYAKCGSVAQAKEVFKGMRRKDCVVFNAVISGLAMCGHVGAAFGVFGQMVKVGMQPDGNTFVGLLCGCTHAGLVDDGHRYFSGMSSVFSVTPTIEHYGCMVDLQARAGLLVEAQDLIRSMPMEANSIVWGALLGGCRLHKDTQLAEHVLKQLIELEPWNSGHYVLLSNIYSASHRWDEAEKIRSSLNQKGMQKLPGCSWVEVDGVVHEFLVGDTSHPLSHKIYEKLESLFKDLREAGYNPTTEFVLFDVEEEEKEYFLGCHSEKLAVAFALISTGAKDVIRVVKNLRVCGDCHEAIKLVSKVTGREIIVRDNNRFHHFTEGSCSCRDYW from the coding sequence ATGCGTGGTAGTAACATGGGCTCAGAGCTGAAGAAGTGTTTCGCTTGGGGCTTGAAGTCTCTGCACCAAGCGAAGCAATGCCACTGCCTTCTCCTCCGTCTCGGTCTCCACCAAGACACCTACCTCATCAACCTCCTCCTACGCTCTTCCCTCCACTTCGCCGCCACGCAATACGCTACCGTCGTTTTCGCCCAAACCCCGCACCCCAACATCTTCCTCTACAACACCCTCATTCGCGGCATGGTCTCCAACGACGCCTTCCGCGATGCCGTTTCGGTCTATGCCTCCATGCGCCAGCACGGCTTTGCCCCGGACAACTTCACCTTCCCTTTCGTCCTCAAAGCCTGCACCAGACTCCCACATTACTTCCACGTGGGTCTCAGCCTTCATTCCCTTGTAATCAAAACTGGGTTTGACTGGGACGTGTTCGTTAAGACCGGCCTTGTTTGTTTGTACTCCAAAAACGGGTTTTTAACCGATGCGCGCAAGGTGTTTGATGAAATTCCTGAGAAAAATGTTGTGTCTTGGACTGCTATAATTTGTGGGTACATTGAGTCCGGTTGCTTTGGAGAGGCTCTCGGGTTGTTTAGAGGGTTGTTGGAGATGGGTTTGAGGCCAGATAGCTTCACGTTGGTTCGCATTTTGTATGCTTGTTCACGGGTGGGGGACTTGGCTAGTGGACGGTGGATTGATGGGTATATGAGGGAGAGTGGGTCGGTTGGGAACGTGTTTGTAGCGACCTCATTGGTTGATATGTATGCGAAGTGTGGGAGCATGGAGGAAGCGCGCAGGGTGTTTGATGGGATGGTGGAGAAGGATGTTGTGTGTTGGAGTGCCTTGATTCAGGGGTATGCTTCCAATGGGATGCCGAAAGAGGCACTTGACGTGTTCTTTGAGATGCAGAGGGAGAACGTGAGACCGGATTGTTACGCCATGGTGGGAGTTTTTTCGGCGTGCTCAAGGCTCGGGGCGTTGGAGTTGGGGAATTGGGCTAGGGGTTTGATGGATGGGGATGAGTTTTTGTCTAATCCTGTGTTGGGTACTGCATTGATTGACTTTTATGCGAAATGTGGAAGTGTGGCACAGGCGAAGGAGGTTTTTAAGGGGATGAGGAGGAAGGATTGTGTAGTCTTCAATGCTGTTATTTCTGGGCTGGCTATGTGTGGACATGTTGGAGCTGCCTTTGGGGTGTTTGGCCAAATGGTAAAGGTTGGAATGCAGCCGGATGGGAATACTTTTGTTGGTTTGCTTTGTGGATGTACTCATGCTGGTTTGGTTGATGATGGTCACCGTTATTTTAGTGGCATGAGTAGTGTTTTTTCTGTAACTCCTACTATAGAGCATTATGGATGCATGGTGGATCTCCAGGCTCGTGCAGGTTTGTTGGTTGAAGCGCAGGATTTGATCAGGAGTATGCCAATGGAGGCCAATTCTATTGTTTGGGGGGCTTTGTTGGGAGGATGTAGGTTACATAAGGATACCCAATTGGCTGAGCATGTGTTGAAGCAGCTGATTGAGTTAGAACCATGGAATTCGGGACATTATGTTCTCTTATCGAATATATATTCAGCAAGTCATCGTTGGGATGAAGCAGAAAAAATCAGGTCTAGTTTGAATCAGAAAGGGATGCAGAAATTACCTGGGTGTAGTTGGGTTGAAGTTGATGGGGTCGTTCATGAATTCCTTGTAGGCGACACTTCCCATCCTTTGTCACACAAGATATATGAAAAACTTGAAAGTTTATTTAAGGATTTGAGAGAAGCTGGCTATAACCCGACCACTGAGTTTGTGCTCTTTGACgtagaggaggaggagaaggagtacTTCCTTGGCTGTCATAGTGAGAAGTTAGCTGTTGCATTTGCACTGATCAGTACTGGGGCCAAAGATGTGATTCGTGTTGTTAAAAATCTTCGTGTATGTGGCGATTGTCATGAGGCTATAAAACTTGTTTCAAAAGTTACAGGGAGAGAGATTATCGTTAGAGATAATAACAGATTCCATCATTTCACTGAAGGCTCATGTTCTTGTCGGGATTATTGGTAA
- the LOC100790065 gene encoding cytochrome P450 705A12, translating to MIEMIVFLFLVLLISLILSSSSNNSLQLPPSPPSIPLLGHLHHLTPSLYKSLYTLSSKHGPLLLLRLGPSRRLLLLVSSAAVATDVFKTHDLAFSSRPAFAFAERLPFGTSGFVTAPYGPYWRFMKKLCVTELLSTRQLERSRSIRREEILRSIKRVIDNARETVALDLGSEFTKFTNNVTCRTAMSTSCAEKCEDAERIRKLVKESFELAAKLCFGDVLGPFKELSFWVYGKKAIDMSTRYDELLEEVLKEHEHKRLSRANGDQSERDLMDILLDVYHDAHAEFKITMAHIKAFFMDLFIAGTHTSAEATQWAMAELLNHPEAFQKVRKEIELVTGNVRLVDESDITNLPYLQAVVKETLRLYPPAPITTRECRQHCKINSFDVPPKTAVAINLYAIMRDPDSWDNPNEFCPERFLQEQDHEDLSDDGKRMKFNFVPFGGGRRGCPGTALAFSLMNTAVAAMVQCFDWKIGKDGKGEKVDMESGSGMSLSMVHPLICVPVVHFIPYDI from the exons ATGATTGAGATGATAGTGTTCCTCTTCCTTGTCTTGCTTATATCCCTTATCTTGAGCAGCAGTTCCAATAATAGCCTCCAGCTTCCCCCAAGCCCACCAAGCATTCCTCTGCTAGGTCACCTCCACCACCTCACCCCTTCCCTATACAAATCCCTCTACACCCTCTCATCCAAGCACGgtcccctcctcctcctccgccTCGGCCCCTCCCGCCGCCTCCTCCTCCTTGTCTCCTCCGCCGCCGTCGCTACCGATGTCTTCAAGACCCACGACCTCGCCTTCTCGTCGCGCCCCGCCTTCGCCTTCGCCGAGAGGCTCCCCTTCGGCACCTCCGGCTTCGTCACCGCCCCCTATGGGCCCTACTGGCGCTTCATGAAGAAACTCTGCGTCACGGAGCTTCTCTCCACGCGCCAACTTGAGCGCTCCAGGAGCATAAGGAGGGAAGAGATACTACGTTCCATCAAAAGGGTTATTGACAATGCTCGTGAGACTGTTGCACTTGATTTGGGCTCCGAGTTCACCAAATTCACCAACAATGTCACTTGCAGGACGGCCATGAGCACCAG TTGTGCGGAAAAATGCGAGGATGCTGAGAGGATCAGGAAGCTAGTAAAGGAGTCCTTTGAGCTAGCTGCGAAATTGTGCTTTGGTGATGTGTTGGGCCCTTTCAAGGAGTTGAGTTTTTGGGTGTATGGGAAAAAGGCCATAGACATGAGCACAAGGTACGATGAGTTGTTGGAAGAGGTGCTCAAGGAGCATGAACACAAAAGATTATCGCGTGCAAATGGTGATCAAAGTGAAAGGGATTTGATGGATATTCTGTTAGATGTTTATCATGATGCTCATGCAGAGTTCAAGATCACAATGGCTCATATTAAAGCCTTCTTTATG GATCTCTTCATTGCAGGCACACACACCTCAGCAGAAGCAACACAGTGGGCAATGGCCGAGCTCCTCAACCACCCTGAAGCATTTCAAAAGGTGAGAAAGGAGATAGAGTTAGTCACTGGCAATGTTAGGCTTGTTGATGAATCCGATATCACAAACTTGCCATATTTGCAAGCAGTTGTGAAGGAAACACTAAGACTCTACCCGCCGGCACCAATCACGACAAGAGAGTGTCGCCAACACTGCAAAATAAACAGCTTCGATGTGCCACCAAAGACAGCAGTGGCAATCAATTTGTATGCCATAATGAGAGACCCTGATTCTTGGGACAATCCTAATGAGTTTTGCCCTGAAAGGTTCTTGCAAGAACAAGATCATGAGGATTTGAGTGATGATGGTAAGAGAATGAAGTTCAATTTTGTTCCATTTGGAGGTGGGAGGAGAGGTTGTCCAGGGACAGCACTGGCATTCAGCTTGATGAACACTGCAGTTGCTGCTATGGTGCAGTGCTTTGATTGGAAAATTGGTAAAGATGGAAAAGGAGAAAAGGTTGATATGGAATCTGGGTCTGGTATGTCTTTGAGCATGGTTCACCCCCTTATTTGCGTTCCCGTAGTACATTTTATCCcatatgatatataa